The proteins below are encoded in one region of Streptomyces ficellus:
- a CDS encoding TetR/AcrR family transcriptional regulator: MHIQDSRWSTALASSATASSASAATASPGEGLGGMHGRPGVGGHGAGGHGAGGHGAGGSSSRTAPLRVDAQRNLEHVLRAAREVFGELGYGAPMEDVARRARVGVGTVYRRFPSKDVLVRRIAEEETARLTEQARTALGQEEEPWSALSRFLRTSVASGAGRLLPPHVLRVGVDEPGAAPDGSVPGGSVPSGSGEELRVPQQRGASAVAAVPVVPVAPGQPELRVVPPRAVPVAELDDAGASELLEVVGQLVDRAREAGELRGDVTVADVLLVIATAAPSLPDAAQQSAASARLLDILLEGLRSRPA, translated from the coding sequence ATGCATATTCAGGATTCTCGTTGGTCGACCGCTCTCGCCTCGTCGGCCACCGCTTCCTCGGCGTCGGCCGCGACCGCGTCGCCCGGGGAGGGGCTGGGCGGGATGCACGGCCGGCCGGGAGTCGGCGGGCACGGAGCCGGCGGGCACGGAGCCGGCGGGCACGGAGCCGGCGGGTCGTCGAGTCGTACGGCGCCGCTGCGGGTGGACGCCCAGCGCAACCTCGAGCACGTGCTGCGGGCGGCCCGTGAGGTGTTCGGCGAGCTCGGGTACGGGGCGCCGATGGAGGACGTGGCGCGCAGGGCACGGGTCGGGGTCGGGACGGTCTACCGCCGGTTCCCCAGCAAGGACGTGCTCGTACGGCGAATAGCCGAGGAGGAGACGGCGCGGCTCACCGAGCAGGCGCGTACGGCCCTGGGGCAGGAGGAGGAGCCGTGGTCGGCGCTCTCCCGGTTCCTGCGGACGTCCGTGGCCTCGGGCGCGGGCCGGCTGCTGCCGCCGCACGTGCTGCGCGTGGGCGTGGACGAGCCGGGCGCGGCGCCGGACGGGTCGGTGCCCGGCGGGTCGGTGCCCAGCGGGTCGGGTGAGGAGCTGCGGGTGCCGCAGCAGCGCGGCGCGTCGGCGGTCGCGGCCGTTCCGGTGGTTCCGGTCGCACCGGGCCAGCCCGAGCTGCGGGTGGTCCCGCCGCGCGCGGTGCCGGTGGCCGAGCTGGACGACGCGGGCGCCTCGGAGCTGCTGGAGGTGGTCGGTCAGCTGGTCGACCGGGCCCGGGAGGCGGGCGAGCTGCGCGGGGACGTGACCGTGGCGGACGTGCTGCTGGTCATCGCCACGGCGGCGCCCTCGCTGCCGGACGCGGCGCAGCAGAGCGCGGCGTCGGCGCGGTTGCTGGACATCCTCCTGGAGGGGCTCCGCTCCCGGCCGGCGTAA
- a CDS encoding asparagine synthase-related protein, which produces MRWLVGWSSVAARFGTGFASAGSVGNDDENRTVHPVGAQLLWGDPDPLWAVGDWRPDEIRVVTVDPPPGPSGGAPATRLAVLGCCAADDDQLRLGLLAARGGAMRHLTAWPGSYTAVVQVGRRVIVTGDLAGARPVFHTPWAGGTAYATAALPLADLIEAQLDIGHLAALLACPETPEALRDSTPYAGVRRVPPGHALVLREGSREITGYEPVASLAVAAPQIDPDRAVDGVRDALVEAVRARLTAPRHAPETLPPDPGPVPGMGPAERRAARGAPAPGIGADLSGGSASGTLALLAAGLPGVPGTILGHGTGAGERLLAVTFNDLSTGGREADAERARARAIAENPRLHHVVVAASDEALPYAELEGPLTDEPGPSLVAAERHRRRLAAGSADHFTGHGARQVLDAHPARLADLLMDRRRRHLLRPVTALAKASGPAAGSLLVPLTVYRAARKLARTPYRAGLESAADGLLAANRSAPSTNGPLSASLAALAWSRPGPAARWLTGEALAEVSVRLNQAATRPTSVQRPGEARARAALARYAADQRILEQAAEIRSQRLHSPFLDNQVVRACRDLPESLRVQPGARAAILRTVLAGAGIHDLPPGWGTTSHAPAAAAHRAGLRAALPQLMALFDAPLLADAGLIEARVVRKALRAATEGEPVPLDGLADLVSTELWLRRLLARRGTCWTGTAAPRRRAVAAGVPRRPTLRS; this is translated from the coding sequence ATGCGGTGGCTGGTGGGGTGGAGCAGTGTCGCCGCGCGTTTCGGCACGGGCTTCGCCAGTGCGGGATCCGTCGGGAACGATGACGAGAACCGCACGGTGCACCCCGTCGGCGCCCAGCTCCTGTGGGGCGACCCCGATCCGCTGTGGGCGGTCGGGGACTGGCGCCCCGACGAGATCCGCGTCGTCACCGTCGACCCCCCGCCCGGACCCTCCGGCGGCGCCCCCGCCACCCGCCTCGCCGTCCTCGGCTGCTGCGCTGCCGACGACGACCAGCTGAGGCTCGGACTGCTCGCCGCCCGCGGCGGGGCCATGCGCCACCTCACCGCCTGGCCGGGCAGCTACACCGCCGTCGTCCAGGTCGGCCGCCGCGTCATCGTCACCGGCGACCTCGCCGGCGCCCGGCCCGTCTTCCACACCCCGTGGGCGGGCGGCACCGCGTACGCCACCGCCGCCCTCCCCCTCGCCGACCTCATCGAGGCCCAGCTCGACATCGGCCACCTCGCCGCCCTCCTCGCCTGCCCGGAAACCCCGGAGGCGCTGCGCGACTCGACCCCCTACGCCGGCGTCCGGCGCGTACCGCCCGGCCACGCACTCGTGCTGCGCGAGGGCTCGCGCGAGATCACCGGGTACGAACCGGTCGCCTCCCTCGCCGTCGCCGCGCCCCAGATCGACCCGGACCGGGCGGTCGACGGCGTCCGCGACGCGCTCGTCGAAGCGGTACGGGCCCGGCTCACCGCCCCCCGGCACGCCCCCGAGACGCTGCCGCCCGACCCCGGCCCCGTCCCCGGCATGGGCCCCGCCGAACGGCGCGCCGCACGCGGGGCGCCCGCCCCCGGCATCGGCGCCGACCTGTCCGGCGGCAGCGCCTCCGGCACCCTCGCCCTGCTCGCCGCGGGCCTGCCCGGCGTACCCGGCACCATCCTCGGACACGGCACCGGCGCCGGCGAACGGCTGCTCGCCGTCACCTTCAACGACCTGTCCACCGGCGGCCGGGAAGCCGACGCGGAACGGGCCCGCGCCCGCGCCATCGCCGAGAACCCGCGCCTGCACCACGTCGTCGTCGCCGCCTCCGACGAGGCCCTTCCGTACGCCGAACTCGAAGGCCCCCTCACCGACGAACCCGGCCCCTCCCTGGTGGCCGCCGAACGGCACCGCCGGCGCCTCGCGGCGGGCAGCGCCGACCACTTCACCGGGCACGGCGCACGCCAGGTGCTCGACGCCCACCCCGCGCGCCTGGCCGACCTGCTGATGGACCGCAGACGCCGCCACCTGCTGCGCCCGGTCACCGCGCTCGCCAAGGCCAGCGGCCCGGCCGCCGGTTCGCTGCTCGTCCCGCTCACCGTCTACCGGGCGGCCCGCAAACTCGCCCGTACGCCCTACCGCGCCGGTCTGGAATCGGCCGCCGACGGGCTCCTCGCGGCCAACCGGTCGGCGCCCTCCACGAACGGCCCGCTCTCCGCCTCCCTCGCCGCCCTCGCCTGGTCCCGCCCCGGCCCCGCCGCCCGCTGGCTCACCGGCGAGGCCCTCGCTGAAGTATCGGTTCGCCTCAACCAGGCCGCGACCAGGCCGACTTCGGTCCAGCGCCCCGGCGAGGCCCGCGCCCGGGCCGCCCTGGCACGCTACGCGGCGGACCAGCGCATCCTGGAGCAGGCCGCCGAGATCCGCAGCCAGCGCCTCCACTCGCCCTTCCTCGACAACCAGGTCGTACGCGCCTGCCGCGACCTGCCCGAATCGCTGCGCGTCCAGCCCGGCGCCCGCGCCGCGATCCTCCGCACCGTCCTCGCCGGCGCGGGCATCCACGACCTGCCGCCCGGCTGGGGCACCACCTCCCACGCCCCGGCCGCCGCAGCCCACCGCGCGGGCCTGCGCGCCGCCCTGCCCCAGCTGATGGCCCTCTTCGACGCGCCGCTCCTCGCCGACGCGGGCCTCATCGAGGCCCGTGTCGTACGCAAGGCCCTGCGCGCCGCCACCGAGGGCGAGCCCGTCCCCCTGGACGGCCTGGCCGACCTGGTCTCCACCGAACTGTGGCTGCGCCGCCTCCTCGCCCGCCGCGGCACCTGCTGGACGGGCACGGCCGCCCCCCGCCGCCGCGCCGTGGCCGCGGGCGTCCCGAGGCGCCCCACGCTCCGGTCGTAG
- a CDS encoding MFS transporter, with protein MSREQRGPNEKLGTVLALAGISNAGLARRVNDLGAQRGLTLRYDKTSVARWVSKGMVPQGAAPHLIAAAIGQKLGRPVPLHEIGLADADPAPEVGLAFPRDVGEAVRSATELYRLDLAGRRAGGGGIWQSLAGSFAVSAYATPASRWLITPADSSVERSVPAAPDGTADEGGAAVRVGHSDVAKLREAAEDARRWDSKYGGGDWRSSMVPECLRVDAAPLLLGSYSDEVGRALFGATAELTRLAGWMAFDTGQQEAAQRYYIQALRLARAAADVPLGGYVLASMSLQATYRGFADEGVDLAQAALERNRGLATARTMSFFRLVEARAHAKAGDAAAAGAALRAAEGWLERSREGDPDPTWLGFYSYDRFCADAAECYRDLKAPRQVRRFTEQALSRPTEEFVRSHGLRLVVSAVAELESGNLDAACAAGTRAVEVAGRISSARTTEYVRDLLHRLEPYGDEPRVAELRERARPLLMTPA; from the coding sequence ATGTCCAGGGAGCAACGCGGGCCGAACGAGAAGCTCGGCACCGTTCTCGCCCTCGCGGGAATCAGCAACGCCGGCCTGGCCCGGCGGGTCAACGACCTCGGAGCGCAGCGCGGTCTGACCCTTCGGTACGACAAGACGTCGGTCGCCAGGTGGGTGTCGAAGGGCATGGTGCCGCAGGGCGCCGCACCGCACCTGATCGCGGCCGCGATCGGGCAGAAGCTGGGCCGCCCGGTCCCGCTGCACGAGATCGGCCTCGCCGACGCCGACCCGGCGCCCGAGGTGGGGCTGGCCTTCCCGCGCGACGTGGGCGAGGCGGTGCGGTCGGCGACCGAGCTGTACCGGCTGGACCTGGCCGGGCGCCGGGCCGGCGGTGGCGGCATCTGGCAGTCGCTGGCCGGGTCGTTCGCGGTCAGCGCGTACGCGACGCCCGCCTCCCGCTGGCTGATAACCCCGGCCGACTCGTCGGTGGAGCGGTCGGTTCCGGCGGCGCCGGACGGCACCGCGGACGAGGGTGGCGCGGCGGTACGGGTGGGGCACAGCGATGTGGCCAAGCTGCGCGAGGCGGCGGAGGACGCGCGGCGCTGGGACTCCAAGTACGGTGGCGGCGACTGGCGTTCGTCGATGGTGCCCGAGTGCCTGCGGGTGGACGCGGCGCCGCTGCTGCTCGGCTCGTACTCGGACGAGGTCGGCCGGGCGCTGTTCGGGGCGACCGCGGAGCTGACCCGGCTGGCGGGCTGGATGGCCTTCGACACGGGCCAGCAGGAGGCCGCCCAGCGCTACTACATCCAGGCACTGCGCCTCGCGCGGGCCGCCGCGGACGTGCCGCTCGGCGGGTACGTGCTGGCGTCGATGTCCCTCCAGGCCACCTATCGCGGCTTCGCCGACGAGGGCGTCGACCTGGCGCAGGCGGCGCTGGAGCGCAACCGGGGCCTGGCCACCGCGCGGACCATGTCCTTCTTCCGGCTGGTCGAGGCGCGGGCGCACGCCAAGGCGGGGGACGCGGCCGCGGCCGGGGCGGCGCTGCGGGCGGCGGAGGGGTGGCTGGAGCGTTCCCGGGAGGGCGACCCGGACCCGACCTGGCTGGGCTTCTACTCGTACGACCGGTTCTGCGCGGACGCCGCCGAGTGCTACCGGGACCTGAAGGCGCCGCGGCAGGTGCGCCGCTTCACCGAGCAGGCCCTGTCGCGGCCGACGGAGGAGTTCGTCCGCTCGCACGGTTTACGGCTGGTCGTGAGCGCCGTCGCCGAACTGGAGTCGGGCAATCTGGACGCCGCCTGCGCGGCCGGTACGCGCGCGGTGGAGGTGGCCGGGCGGATCTCGTCGGCGCGCACGACCGAGTACGTGCGGGACCTGCTGCACCGGCTGGAGCCGTACGGGGACGAGCCCCGGGTGGCGGAGCTGCGGGAGCGGGCCCGCCCGCTGCTGATGACCCCGGCGTGA
- a CDS encoding ATP-binding SpoIIE family protein phosphatase, with protein MNFTRWSARLPGTQRRAAARGTDPGVSPAQRADSVPAARGESDQRLEPVPDDAPALEDFPVREILGRLPGLVALTYGADHRLAHVNDAYAAAFGPRPSGATVAAACPELAELGLLPLMDQVLRSGKPRTVKSRRTQAGGSYTVTCLPVETRGTTEAGVLVHAADVTDHAEAAERLRASERRHRETAVTLQRSLLPQELEQPDDLRVAATYQPGGTDAAVGGDWYDVITLGAGRTALVIGDVMGRGVRAAAVMGQLRTAVRAYARLDLPPHEVLQLLDGLAAEIDASQIATCVYAVHDPNEGRLVYASAGHLPILVRDEDGTVRRAEEPTGPPLGTGGWLHASGTIALPPGSTAVLYTDGLVERRREDIDEGVAALERALAGATGSPQVVCDRLLRALGVTAEHDDDVAVLVLQHPSRTGPDAELFHNAALDLLGGVEAAPRARAFASGVLSSWRFPVELRDLGVLATSELVANSLQHGTPPMRLRLRRTDRRLIIEVTDGDDHLPRRRRAETEDEAGRGISIIATIASSWGSRRTPGGGKAVWCEFALPG; from the coding sequence GTGAACTTCACGCGTTGGAGCGCCCGGCTCCCCGGTACGCAGCGCCGCGCCGCTGCGCGCGGCACCGACCCCGGGGTCTCGCCGGCGCAGCGGGCGGACTCCGTACCCGCGGCGCGGGGTGAGTCCGACCAGCGGCTGGAGCCCGTGCCCGACGACGCCCCCGCCCTGGAGGACTTCCCCGTACGGGAGATCCTCGGCCGTCTCCCCGGGCTCGTCGCCCTCACCTACGGCGCCGACCACCGCCTTGCGCACGTCAACGACGCCTACGCCGCCGCCTTCGGCCCCCGCCCGTCCGGCGCGACCGTCGCCGCCGCCTGCCCGGAGCTCGCCGAGCTGGGCCTGCTGCCGCTGATGGACCAGGTGCTGCGCAGCGGAAAGCCCCGCACGGTCAAGTCCCGCCGTACGCAGGCGGGCGGCTCGTACACCGTCACCTGCCTGCCCGTCGAGACGCGCGGCACCACCGAGGCCGGGGTCCTGGTCCACGCCGCCGACGTCACCGACCACGCCGAGGCCGCCGAGCGGCTCCGGGCCAGCGAGCGCCGCCACAGAGAGACCGCCGTCACCCTCCAGAGATCCCTCCTCCCGCAGGAGTTGGAGCAGCCCGACGACCTCCGCGTCGCCGCCACCTACCAGCCGGGCGGTACGGACGCGGCCGTCGGCGGCGACTGGTACGACGTGATCACCCTCGGCGCCGGCCGCACCGCCCTCGTCATCGGCGACGTCATGGGACGCGGCGTGCGCGCGGCCGCCGTCATGGGCCAACTCCGCACCGCCGTCCGGGCGTACGCCCGGCTCGACCTGCCGCCCCACGAGGTGCTCCAGCTCCTCGACGGCCTCGCCGCCGAGATCGACGCCAGCCAGATCGCCACCTGCGTCTACGCCGTCCACGACCCCAACGAGGGCCGCCTCGTCTACGCCTCCGCGGGACACCTCCCGATCCTCGTACGGGACGAGGACGGCACCGTCCGCCGCGCCGAGGAACCGACCGGGCCCCCGCTCGGCACCGGCGGCTGGCTCCACGCCTCCGGAACCATCGCCCTCCCGCCCGGCTCCACCGCCGTCCTCTACACGGACGGCCTGGTCGAGCGGCGCAGGGAGGACATCGACGAGGGCGTCGCCGCCCTGGAGCGCGCCCTGGCCGGCGCCACCGGCAGCCCCCAGGTCGTCTGCGACCGGCTGCTGCGCGCCCTCGGCGTCACCGCCGAGCACGACGACGACGTCGCCGTCCTGGTCCTCCAGCACCCCTCCCGCACGGGCCCGGACGCCGAGCTCTTCCACAACGCCGCCCTCGACCTCCTCGGCGGCGTCGAAGCGGCACCACGCGCGCGTGCCTTCGCCTCCGGGGTCCTCTCCAGCTGGCGCTTCCCGGTCGAGCTGCGCGACCTGGGGGTGCTCGCGACCAGCGAGCTCGTCGCGAACTCCCTCCAGCACGGCACCCCGCCCATGCGCCTGCGCCTGCGCCGCACCGACCGGCGCCTGATCATCGAGGTGACGGACGGCGACGACCACCTGCCGCGCCGCCGCCGCGCCGAAACGGAGGACGAGGCGGGTCGCGGCATCTCGATCATCGCCACGATCGCCTCGTCCTGGGGCAGCCGCCGCACGCCCGGGGGCGGCAAAGCGGTCTGGTGCGAGTTCGCCCTCCCGGGCTAG
- a CDS encoding NAD(P)/FAD-dependent oxidoreductase, with protein sequence MYTALHLQRLLKDGLRSGRAEITVVTPDPYMTYQPFLPEAAAGNISPRHVVVPLRRVLDKCRIVIGEAKAVDHAKRTATIATLATEEEGAGPVQLPYDELVIAPGSISRTLPVPGLADYGIGFKTVEEAIGLRNHVIEQMDIASSTRDPAIRDAALTFVFVGGGYAGVEALGELEDMARYTTRYYHNIKPQDLKWILVEATGRILPEVGEDMGKYTVRELRARNIDVRLDTRLESCEDRVAVLSDGSRFPTRTVVWTAGVKPAPVLAATDLPRNERGRLKCTARLSVEGVDHAWAAGDAAAVPDVTAGEPGRECAPNAQHAVRQTKVLAENLVASLQGRPLKDYAHKYAGSVASLGLHKGVAHVYGRKLKGYPAWFMHRAYHLSRVPTFNRKARVLAEWTLAGLFKREIVSLGSLEHPRAEFELAAGPPPPEPKDEASRGGTADGGAKSD encoded by the coding sequence ATGTACACCGCCCTGCACCTCCAGCGGCTCCTCAAGGACGGCCTGAGAAGCGGCAGGGCCGAGATCACCGTGGTCACTCCCGACCCATACATGACGTACCAGCCCTTCCTCCCCGAAGCGGCGGCCGGCAACATCTCGCCACGCCACGTCGTCGTCCCGCTGCGCCGCGTCCTCGACAAGTGCCGCATCGTCATCGGCGAGGCCAAGGCCGTCGACCACGCCAAACGGACGGCGACCATCGCCACCCTCGCCACCGAGGAGGAGGGCGCGGGCCCCGTCCAGCTCCCCTACGACGAACTGGTCATCGCCCCCGGCTCCATCTCGCGCACCCTCCCCGTCCCCGGCCTGGCCGACTACGGCATCGGCTTCAAGACCGTCGAGGAGGCCATCGGGCTGCGCAACCACGTCATCGAGCAGATGGACATCGCCTCCTCCACCCGCGACCCCGCCATCCGGGACGCCGCCCTCACCTTCGTCTTCGTCGGCGGCGGCTACGCCGGCGTCGAGGCCCTCGGCGAGCTGGAGGACATGGCCCGCTACACCACGCGCTACTACCACAACATCAAGCCGCAGGACCTGAAGTGGATCCTGGTGGAGGCCACCGGCCGCATCCTCCCCGAGGTCGGCGAGGACATGGGCAAGTACACCGTGCGCGAACTGCGCGCCCGCAACATCGACGTACGCCTCGACACCCGCCTGGAGTCCTGCGAGGACCGGGTCGCCGTCCTCAGCGACGGCAGCCGCTTCCCCACCCGTACGGTCGTATGGACCGCCGGCGTGAAACCCGCCCCCGTCCTCGCCGCCACCGACCTCCCCCGCAACGAACGCGGCCGCCTCAAGTGCACCGCCCGCCTCAGCGTCGAAGGCGTCGACCACGCCTGGGCCGCCGGAGACGCGGCCGCCGTCCCGGACGTCACCGCCGGCGAACCGGGCCGCGAATGCGCGCCGAACGCCCAGCACGCGGTGCGCCAGACCAAGGTCCTCGCCGAGAACCTCGTCGCCTCCCTCCAGGGCCGGCCCCTCAAGGACTACGCCCACAAGTACGCCGGGTCCGTGGCCTCCCTCGGCCTGCACAAGGGCGTCGCCCACGTCTACGGCCGCAAACTCAAGGGCTATCCCGCGTGGTTCATGCACCGGGCTTACCATCTGAGCCGCGTCCCCACCTTCAACCGCAAGGCGCGCGTCCTGGCCGAATGGACACTCGCGGGCCTCTTCAAGAGGGAGATCGTCTCCCTCGGCTCCCTGGAACACCCGCGCGCCGAGTTCGAGCTCGCCGCCGGACCGCCGCCGCCCGAACCCAAGGACGAGGCGTCCAGGGGCGGAACCGCGGACGGCGGAGCGAAGTCCGACTGA
- the lhgO gene encoding L-2-hydroxyglutarate oxidase has translation MFRGIVSGPVHYLGWEVAQVSGYGGEGFGRVDCDVLVIGGGIVGLSTAYAITRAAPGTRVVVLEKERGPARHQTGRNSGVIHSGVYYRPGSLKARYAVRGAAEMVKFCAEYGLPHEVTGKLIVATERAELPRLHALVQRGRENGIPVRELGPAQITEYEPRVRGLAAIHVGTTGVCDYGAVAAQLAESSGARIRYGAEVTAVDRRPWGVAVQTSGGAVVRGRVLVNCAGLHCDRVARLAGDDPGMRIVPFRGEYFELARPELVRGLVYPVPDPAFPFLGVHLTRGIDGGVHVGPNAVPALGREGYGWSVVRPGELAGTLAWPGSWRMARRHWRYGAGELHRSVSKRAFTEAVRRLLPAVEPGDLRRAPAGVRAQAVLRDGTLVDDFLIREAPRTVHVLNAPSPAATASLPIGREIARRALAHLG, from the coding sequence ATGTTTAGGGGCATTGTCAGTGGGCCAGTGCACTATCTGGGGTGGGAGGTGGCACAGGTGTCCGGGTACGGCGGTGAGGGTTTCGGGCGGGTCGACTGCGACGTGCTCGTGATCGGCGGCGGCATTGTCGGGCTGTCGACGGCATACGCGATCACGCGCGCCGCCCCCGGGACGCGGGTGGTGGTCCTGGAGAAGGAGCGGGGCCCGGCACGCCACCAGACCGGGCGCAACAGCGGAGTGATCCACAGCGGTGTCTACTACCGGCCCGGCTCGCTGAAGGCGCGGTACGCGGTGCGGGGCGCCGCGGAGATGGTGAAGTTCTGCGCGGAGTACGGGCTGCCCCACGAGGTCACGGGCAAGCTGATCGTCGCGACCGAGCGGGCCGAGCTGCCCCGGCTGCACGCCCTGGTCCAGCGCGGCCGGGAGAACGGCATCCCGGTGCGGGAGCTGGGCCCCGCCCAGATCACCGAGTACGAGCCGCGGGTGCGGGGCCTGGCCGCGATCCACGTGGGCACGACCGGGGTGTGCGACTACGGGGCGGTGGCCGCGCAGCTCGCGGAGTCGTCCGGCGCCCGGATCCGGTACGGGGCGGAGGTCACCGCCGTCGACCGGCGCCCCTGGGGGGTGGCCGTACAAACGTCCGGCGGGGCGGTCGTCCGGGGCCGGGTCCTGGTGAACTGCGCGGGCCTCCACTGCGACCGGGTGGCGCGCCTCGCGGGCGACGACCCGGGCATGCGGATCGTGCCGTTCCGGGGCGAGTACTTCGAGCTGGCCCGCCCGGAGCTGGTGCGCGGCCTGGTGTATCCGGTGCCGGACCCGGCGTTCCCGTTCCTGGGGGTGCACCTGACACGGGGCATCGACGGCGGTGTCCACGTGGGACCGAACGCGGTCCCGGCGCTCGGCCGCGAGGGGTACGGCTGGTCGGTCGTCCGGCCCGGAGAGCTGGCCGGGACGCTGGCGTGGCCCGGTTCCTGGCGGATGGCCCGCCGCCACTGGCGGTACGGGGCGGGGGAGCTGCACCGGTCGGTGTCCAAGCGCGCGTTCACCGAGGCGGTGCGGCGGCTGCTCCCGGCGGTGGAACCGGGGGACCTGCGCCGCGCGCCCGCGGGCGTCCGCGCGCAGGCGGTCCTCCGGGACGGCACGCTCGTGGACGACTTCCTGATCCGCGAGGCCCCCCGGACGGTCCATGTGCTGAACGCCCCGTCCCCGGCCGCGACCGCGTCCCTCCCCATCGGCCGCGAGATCGCCCGGCGGGCCCTGGCGCACCTGGGCTGA
- a CDS encoding sigma-70 family RNA polymerase sigma factor yields the protein MSGDGRDEPFGGAAADGSRSPADGSCEVPKVPKVPKVPKVPNQGRSGGSPARDGSPAPGGGAAGAVVPAQRERDGAGSVLPPPVELPPSDADLVQRMRDGDDSAYEELFRRHSAAVRRYARTCCRDAHTADDLTAEVFARTLQAVRKGAGPEHAVRAYLLTTVRRVAAAWTRTSRREHLVEDFAVFAAQAVRASAVPEAETLDVGADVRAMHEAEQSLAMRAFRSLPERWQAVLWHTTVEEESPSEVAPLFGLTANATAVLASRAREGLKQAYLQAHVNRSLTAGGDCARYADRLGAYARGGLRMRAERGLRKHLEECARCRLAVGELEQVNAGIPALLPVAVIGWFAAGFSLKAAGLAAGGAAGAAGAGAGAAAATGGSGGAGGGAAGGAAGGAAAEGLGAPAKAGVAVTVAVTAVAGVVWALSGSPEPAPEAKRPPVAEPVVPPDPVAPPSPAAPAPPAPPAPEPVVEPLSPRPSAGPARPSPSATPAPPAPARPAPTPTPPPDPPIAPAPPAPPAPPAPKPTPTPPPPPPAVYQVNQLHYGLYGDHSAPEVRLGASSWMWQRWGMSIGGERYGHGVTVHARSSLTIDLNRRCSAYEAFAGLDDMALGLGAVRFSVYGDGIRLWRSPVLRGGDAAVPVRVGIAGHRTLRLVVEPDPAAPLGSVAPADWAESRIHCG from the coding sequence ATGAGCGGTGACGGTCGTGACGAGCCGTTCGGCGGTGCCGCCGCCGACGGCTCCCGCTCTCCGGCCGACGGCTCCTGCGAGGTTCCGAAGGTTCCGAAGGTTCCGAAGGTTCCGAAGGTTCCGAACCAGGGCCGGTCCGGCGGCTCCCCGGCGCGTGACGGTTCCCCGGCGCCGGGCGGTGGTGCGGCCGGTGCCGTCGTGCCGGCGCAGCGCGAGCGGGATGGTGCCGGGTCCGTGCTCCCGCCGCCCGTCGAGCTGCCCCCGTCGGACGCCGACCTGGTCCAGCGCATGCGGGACGGCGACGACTCCGCGTACGAGGAGCTGTTCCGCAGGCACTCCGCGGCGGTGCGGCGCTACGCCCGGACGTGCTGCCGGGACGCGCACACCGCGGACGACCTGACGGCGGAGGTGTTCGCCCGGACGCTCCAGGCGGTGCGCAAAGGAGCGGGGCCCGAGCACGCCGTGCGCGCCTACCTCCTGACGACCGTGCGCCGGGTGGCCGCCGCGTGGACGAGGACGTCCCGGCGGGAGCACCTGGTCGAGGACTTCGCGGTGTTCGCCGCGCAGGCGGTGCGCGCCTCGGCCGTACCGGAGGCCGAGACGCTGGACGTGGGGGCGGACGTCCGCGCCATGCACGAGGCCGAGCAGTCGCTCGCCATGCGGGCCTTCCGCTCGCTGCCCGAGCGGTGGCAGGCGGTGCTGTGGCACACCACCGTGGAGGAGGAGTCACCGAGCGAGGTGGCGCCCCTGTTCGGGCTGACCGCGAACGCCACGGCGGTGCTCGCCAGCCGGGCCCGCGAGGGGCTGAAGCAGGCGTACCTCCAGGCGCACGTGAACCGGTCGCTCACCGCCGGGGGCGACTGCGCGCGCTACGCGGACCGGCTGGGCGCGTACGCCCGGGGCGGTCTGCGGATGCGGGCCGAGCGGGGGCTGCGCAAGCACCTGGAGGAGTGTGCCCGGTGCCGGCTCGCGGTGGGCGAGCTGGAGCAGGTCAACGCCGGGATCCCGGCACTGCTGCCGGTCGCCGTGATCGGCTGGTTCGCGGCCGGGTTCTCGCTCAAGGCCGCGGGCCTCGCGGCGGGCGGGGCGGCTGGTGCGGCGGGCGCCGGGGCGGGAGCGGCGGCTGCGACGGGCGGTTCCGGGGGTGCGGGAGGGGGTGCCGCCGGGGGTGCCGCCGGGGGTGCCGCCGCCGAAGGGCTGGGTGCCCCCGCGAAGGCGGGCGTCGCCGTGACGGTGGCCGTCACCGCGGTGGCGGGAGTGGTGTGGGCGCTGTCCGGGAGTCCGGAGCCCGCCCCCGAGGCGAAGCGCCCGCCCGTGGCCGAACCCGTCGTACCGCCGGACCCCGTGGCGCCCCCGAGCCCGGCCGCACCGGCGCCGCCCGCGCCCCCGGCGCCGGAACCGGTGGTCGAGCCGCTATCGCCCCGGCCGAGCGCGGGCCCGGCGCGGCCGTCACCGTCGGCCACACCCGCACCGCCCGCCCCCGCGCGGCCCGCGCCCACGCCCACACCACCACCCGACCCGCCCATCGCACCGGCACCTCCCGCACCTCCCGCGCCTCCCGCACCGAAGCCGACGCCGACGCCACCCCCGCCACCGCCGGCCGTGTACCAGGTCAACCAGCTCCACTACGGCCTCTACGGTGACCACTCCGCCCCGGAGGTCCGGCTCGGCGCGTCCAGCTGGATGTGGCAGCGCTGGGGGATGTCCATCGGCGGCGAGCGGTACGGACACGGCGTGACCGTGCACGCCCGGTCGTCGCTGACCATCGACCTCAACCGCCGCTGCTCCGCCTACGAGGCGTTCGCCGGCCTGGACGACATGGCGCTGGGCCTCGGCGCGGTGCGGTTCTCGGTGTACGGGGACGGCATCCGGCTGTGGCGCTCGCCGGTGCTGCGCGGCGGCGACGCGGCGGTTCCGGTGCGCGTCGGGATCGCGGGCCACCGGACCCTCCGCCTGGTCGTCGAACCGGACCCGGCCGCGCCGCTCGGCTCCGTGGCGCCCGCCGACTGGGCCGAGTCCCGCATCCACTGCGGTTGA